Below is a genomic region from Thermus oshimai DSM 12092.
CTGAAGGGGCACGAAGGCCCGGTGGTGGCCGCCACGGACTACCTCAAGGCCCTCCCCAACCTCATCCGGGGCTACCTGGACCGGCCCTTCTGCGCCCTGGGCACGGACGGCTTCGGCCGCTCGGACACCCGGGAGGCCTTAAGGGACTTCTTTGAGGTGGACGCCCGGCACATCGCCTACGCTGCCTTGGCCCTTTTGGCGGAGGAGGGGAAGCTTAAAGGGGAGGTGCTGGAAGAGGCCCGCACCCGGCTTGGGCTTAGCCTAAAGGAGGCGCCGCCCCACCGGCGGTAAGGAGGAGGTATGGAGCTCAGGCTACCCGAACTCGGCGACAACGTGGCCACGGCCACCGTGGTGGGCGTGTTGGTGAAGGAAGGGGACCGGGTGGCCCCCGGCCAGCCCGTCCTGGAACTGGAAACCGACAAGGCGGTGATGGAGGTGCCCGCGGAGGCGGGCGGGGTGGTGGAGAAGGTCCTGGTGAAGCCAGGAGAAGAGGTGAAGCCGGGGCAGCCCTTCCTGGTCCTGCAGGCCGAAGGGGAGGCGCCTGCCCCGGAAGCCCCCGCCCAGGAAGAGGCCCCTAAGGCCGAGGCTCCCCAAAGGGCAGAAAAGGCCCAACCCCCTGCCCCCCCCGAAGCCCCTTCCCCAGCCCCCCCCACCGAGGGGCGGCGCCTGGTCCCGGCCTCCCCCTCCATCAGGCGGCTCGCCCGGGAGCTGGGGGTGGACATCTACGCCTTAAGGGGCACGGGGCTTGCGGGCCGGATCACGGAGGAGGACGTCAGGCGCGCGGCGGGCCTGGCCGCGCCCGAACGGGCCATCCCCGCCCCCACTCGTCCCCCCCTCCCCGACTTCGCCCGCTTCGGCCCCGTGCGCCGCGAGGCCATGAGCGGGGTGCGGAAGGCCACCCTTAGGTCCATGGCCCAGGCCTGGGCCCAGGTGCCCATGGTCACCCACTTTGACGAGGCGGACATCACCGACCTCGAGGCCCTGCGCAAGCGCTACGCCCCCAAGGCGGAGGAGCGGGGCTTCCGCCTCACCCCCACCGCCTTCCTCCTCAAGGCCCTGGCCCTCACCCTCAAGGCCTTCCCCAAGTTCAACGCCTCCATTGACGAGAAGGCCCAGGAGATCGTCTACAAGGACTACCTCCACATCGGGGTGGCCGTGGACACCCCCCACGGCCTCCTGGTCCCCGTGATCCGGAACGTGGACCAGAAGGGGGTCTTCGCCCTGGCCCGGGAGCTCCAGGAGATCTCCGAACGGGCCCGGGCTCGCAAGCTCACCCCCGAGGAGATGCAGGGGGGCACCTTCAGCCTCTCCAACCTGGGGGGGATCGGGGGCGTGGGCTTCACCCCCATCGTGAACTGGCCGGAGGTGGCCATCCTGGGGGTCTCCCGGGCCCAAACGAAGCCCGTCTGGAACGGGGAGGCCTTCGTGCCCCGCCTCCTTATGCCCTTCAGCCTCACCTACGACCACCGCCTCATTGACGGGGCCGAGGCCGCCCGCTTCTGCCGCCACCTGGCCTCCCTCCTGGAAGACCCCATCGGGCTCGCCCTGGAGTAGGGCTTGACGGGACCGGAAAAGAAGGGGTAAAGTACCCCTGGAAGCGTTTCTAAGGGAGGTACAGGATGAAGCGTCGCGAGTTCTTGCAGAAGGCGGGCGTGGGTCTGGCCGCGGGGGTCCTCTTCAGCTCCGTGCGCGTCCGGGCCCAAAGCCCCATCGTCCGCGTGGCCGGGGACTCCACCGCGGTGGGGGAGGGCGGCCGCTGGATGAAGGAGATGGTGGAGGCCTGGGGCAAGAAGACGGGCACCCGGGTGGAGTACATCGACTCC
It encodes:
- a CDS encoding 2-oxo acid dehydrogenase subunit E2 — encoded protein: MELRLPELGDNVATATVVGVLVKEGDRVAPGQPVLELETDKAVMEVPAEAGGVVEKVLVKPGEEVKPGQPFLVLQAEGEAPAPEAPAQEEAPKAEAPQRAEKAQPPAPPEAPSPAPPTEGRRLVPASPSIRRLARELGVDIYALRGTGLAGRITEEDVRRAAGLAAPERAIPAPTRPPLPDFARFGPVRREAMSGVRKATLRSMAQAWAQVPMVTHFDEADITDLEALRKRYAPKAEERGFRLTPTAFLLKALALTLKAFPKFNASIDEKAQEIVYKDYLHIGVAVDTPHGLLVPVIRNVDQKGVFALARELQEISERARARKLTPEEMQGGTFSLSNLGGIGGVGFTPIVNWPEVAILGVSRAQTKPVWNGEAFVPRLLMPFSLTYDHRLIDGAEAARFCRHLASLLEDPIGLALE